Proteins encoded by one window of Nomascus leucogenys isolate Asia chromosome 19, Asia_NLE_v1, whole genome shotgun sequence:
- the MED11 gene encoding mediator of RNA polymerase II transcription subunit 11, with product MATYSLANERLRALEDIEREIGAILQNAGTVILELSKEKTNERLLDRQAAAFTASVQHVEAELSAQIRYLTQVATGQPHEGSSYSSRKDCQMALKRVDYARLKLSDVARTCEQMLEN from the exons ATGGCTACCTACAGCCTGGCGAACGAGAGACTACGCGCTCTGGAAGACATTGAACGGGAAATCGGCGCCATCCTTCAGAATGCAG GTACTGTGATCCTAGAATTGTCCAAGGAAAAAACTAACGAGCGGCTTCTAGACCGGCAGGCGGCGGCCTTCACCGCTTCAGTGCAACACGTGGAGGCGGAGTTGTCAGCTCAGATCCGCTACCTCACCCAG GTGGCCACAGGGCAGCCCCATGAGGGCTCCAGCTACTCTTCGAGGAAGGACTGTCAGATGGCTCTGAAGCGAGTGGACTATGCCCGCCTCAAGCTCAGTGATGTGGCTCGAACCTGTGAGCAGATGCTGGAGAACTAG